AGCGCCTCCCGGCGGGGTGTCAGGCCCGGTGGAAGCGGGCCGTGTCAGGCCCGGTGGAAGCGGGCCGCCCACTCACGGAGCTCGTCGCGCAGTTCGGGCGGGGCGAGGACGCGGAACTCCACGCCGGCCATGCCCAATGCCATGGCCGGCCAGTGCAGGGAGTGGGTGACCATCCGGATGCGGCAGCGTCCGGCGTCGACCTCCTCGACCGTGCACCAGTGCCCGACCCGCCGGCGCACCGTGACCGCCGGAGCCTCGACGAGCGCCTCCACCCGGTACGGACGGGGCAGGTTGTCCATGGCGGCGCGGACGAACTCGGCGGCGTCGGCGGCGGGCAGGGCCCGGGGACGAAACCGGGAGCCGGTCCCCTCCGGCTCGACCAGCCGGTCGACCCGGAAATTCCGCCAGTCGTGCCGGGTGAGGTCGTAGGCGACCAGGTACCAGCGGCGGCCGAGACGGACCAGCCGGTGCGGCTCGACGTGCCGGTCGGTCCGCCGGCCGTCCGCGGGGGTGTAGGTGAAGCGAAGCCGTTCATGGTCCCGGCACGCCAGCGCGACCGTGGTGAGCACGTCCGGATCGACGCTCGTCGCGGCCTGGCCGTCCCACCCGGCGGGCACGGTCATCGTGCGCAGCGCCTCGACCCGGTGCCGCAGCCGGGTGGGCATCACCTGCACCACCTTGGCCAGCACCCGCACCGAGGACTCGGCGATGCCCTCCACCGCCCCCTGGACGGCGGTCTGCAGTCCCACGGCCAGCGCGACCGCCTCCTCGTCGTCGATCACCAGCGGCGGCAGCGCGGCGCCCGCGGCGAGCTGGTAACCGCCGTCGACACCGCGCTGCGCCTGGACCGGATAGCCCAGCTCACGCAGCCGCTCGATGTCCCGGCGCAGGGTGCGTACGGAGACTCCGAGCCGTTCGGCCAGTTCGCCGCCCTGCCAGTAGCGGTGGGTCTGCAGCAGGGAGAGCAGCCGCAGCGTCCGCGTGCTGGTGTTCGCCATGGACGCGATTGTCTCGTCGATTCAGGTCAAAAAGTGACCGTTATCGCTCCTAGCGTGGTTCTCGACCGAAGCGGACCAACGAAAGGCGGACGACTGTGACCGTCAACGAGCTGAGCACCCCCGGCCTCACCGACGCACCGGCCATCACCGGTGAGCGCGCGGACCTGCTGGCGGCATTGGCCCAGGCCCGGCACTTCCTGCGCTTCACGACCCGGGACCTGACCGACGAGCAGGCCGCGCAGCGGACCACCGCCAGTGAGCTCTGCCTGGGCGGGCTGATCAAGCACGTCACCCTGGTCGAGCGGAGCTGGGCGGCCTTCATCCTGGACGGCCCCTCGGCGATGGGCGACGCCTCGGCCATGAGCGAGGCCGACCGCGCCTGGTGGGCCGACCAGTTCCGGATGCTGCCCGATGAGACACTCGCCGGTCTGCTGGCCGACTACGCCGAGGTGGCCCGCCGTACGGACGAGCTGGTGGCCACCCTGCCCGACCTGGACGCGACCCAGCCGCTGCCGAAGGCCCCGTGGTTCGAGGCCGGCGCGCGATGGTCGGCCCGCCGGGTGCTGATGCAGATCGTCTCCGAGACCGCCCAGCACGCCGGCCACGCCGACATCATCCGCGAGTCCCTGGACGGCGCCAAGAGCATGGGCTGACACGCGATCCCGAAACGGGCAGGCCCTTTCCCCGGGAGCCTGCCCGCGACCATTCCCGGCACGGCGATCACGGCCCTATGGTGCTTCTTCATGACTGAGTCGCTACGGCTGGCGCCGATCACCCCCGCCAACGTCGAGACGGCCATGGCCGTCAGAGTCCGCCCCGACCAGGAGCGCTTCGTCTCGCCGGTGGCGAAGTCCCTGGCCGAGGCCTACGTACAGCCGCAGGTGGCCTGGCCCCGCCTCGTCCTCGACGGCGATCGTCCGGTCGGGTTCCTGATGGCCTTCATCGACATCGATTGGGACGGCAGGGGCGTCGACTTCCGGTCGGGCTTGTGGCGCCTCAACGTGACACCCGAGGCTCAGGGGCGGGGCGTCGGCCGGTTCGCCGTCAGGGCCGTGGCCGCCGAAATCGAGCGCCGCGGCGCCACCCGCATGTACGTCACGTGGGAGCCGGCGGAAGACGGGCCCGAAGGTTTCTACCGCAGGCTCGGGTTCCGGCTCACGGGCGAGGAAAGCGGTGGCCAGAGAGTCGGAGTGCTGGACCTGGCCCGAGGAGTGTCTTAGCAGCGGGTTGACGCCAAGGGGGCGGACGGCGAGCCGGTCACCGCGTGAGCCTTCGCGCTGACGACGGCGGGCGTTCAATCGGTCAGTCGGGCCGCCGCCTTCCGCGCTGCTCGCAGGATCTCTTCGGACAGAGGGGAGCCCGCCGTCACCCGCGCGAGCAGGAGGGCGCCCACGAGCGTGGACAGAGCCGCCAGCCCGGCGTCCTCGGGGGCGATCCATCCGGCCATGTCGCGGCCGGCGAGATCCCGGACGCGTTCCAGCGAGCGCTGGCCGCCCAGGACGACGAGGCGTACACCACCTCCCTGCGGGAGATCCTCCCGGCATACTTCGCCGACTACTGGACCCAGCAGCAGGACCCGGAGCCGATGCGCGCCGCCCTGAACGCGTGGATCGACCCGATGCACGGCGAGGAGCCCGTGCCGTTCGACGTGCGGGACGAACTCGGCGCACTCGATGTCCCGGCACTGATCATCGCCGGTGTGCACGACTTCTTCGGCGGCACGCGCTGCACGGATAATCCACAAGGACGCCGGACGATCGGGACAAAGGCAACTACCTTGACTCAAATCGGTTGTTCTTTTTGTCCGGTCTTGTCGAAATGCGGCAATCAAGCCAGAATCAGTTCAGCCTTCAACTACTTGGTTGGAGGGGCAACTGCATTGATGAGGAGAGGCATGAAGCGCACCATCTCCGTTCTCGCCGTCGCCACCGGCGTCCTCGGCGCCACGCTCACCGGGGTCGGTCCCGCGTCCGCGGCCGCCTCCGCAGTCGACTGCTCCACGGGCGGATACACCCGGGTTGTGAACAGCTATGTCCCCACCAACGTCCAGCGGCCGGCGGTGGACGGTCACAGCTACAACATCGGCGGTCCGCTGGCGTACACGTACGAGGTGTGTCTCGACATCCCGGACACCTCGACATTCACCATCGAGGTGCGGAGCTGGAACAACGGGACACAAAGCGTGTTCGTGGACGACCGGCCCGGGGACAAGGTCTTCCGCTACTCCCTCGACCCCAACAGCTTCTGGCAGGTCTACGGCACGATGACCGGGCCCGACAGCACCTACATCTACTACACCTGGAACGAGAAGCAGCTCCCGGCCTGACCCCGAACAGGCCGGCCGCCTCGCCCGGCGAGGCGGCCGGCCCTGCCGCTCTCCAGCGGGTGAGCGGCGGCGGCCTCACCCCTTGAAGGCGCCGTTCATGATTCCGGCCACCATGCGCCGCCCGACGAAGACGAACAGCACGAGCAGCGGGAGGGTGGCGAGGAAGGAGCCGGACATGGCGAGCCCGAGGTCGATGTTGAAGCTGTTCTGCAGCGCTTTGATCGCGATCTGGACGGTGTACATCTCCGGCGACTTCAGCACCACGAACGGCCACAGGAAGTCGTTCCAGGCGGTGACGAAGCCCAGCAGGCCGAGCACGAAGGCGGCGGGACGTACCAGCGGGAACGCGATGTGCCAGAAGGTCTGCCAGGTCGACGCTCCGTCGATGCGGGCCGCCTGGAGGATCTCGTCGCTGATGGCGGACGATATGTGCTGGCGCATCCAGAAGATGCCGAAGGCGTTGGCCAGACCGGGAACGATCAGCGCCTGAAGCGTGTCCACCCAGCCCAGCGACGAGATGATCATGTACTGGGGGACGATGGCGAGCTGGGTCGGCACGGTCATCGTCAGGACGACGAACAGGAACAGCGCGTTGCGGCCGCGGAAGCGCATCTTGGCGAACGCGAAGCCCGCCAGCGCGCACAGCACCGCCTGGCCCACGCCGATCGACCCGGCCACGACCAGGCTGTTGACGATCGACCGGACGAACGGCACGGTCGAGAACACCAGGCCGGCGAGGTGGAAGAAGTTGCCGCCCGGCACGATCTCGGGCGGCAGCTTGATCGCCGTCGCGGTGTCGGTGGTGGCGACGATGAACATCCAGTACAGGGGGAACAGGCAGGCGAAGGCGGCGAGCGCCAGCAGCGCGTAGACCCACCATCGGACCCGATCACCGGAGCGTGGCCTCGTCGTACGCATGATCGCCCCCTCAGCCCTTGACCGGGCGGATCCGGGTGGACAGGAAGTAGTTGAGGCCGGCGAGCGCGACGACCATCACGAAAAGCGCCACGCCGATCGCCGCGGCGTAGCCGAACTTGAACTGGGTGAACCCCTGCTCGAACAGGAAGAGCGTGAGCGTCTGGCACTGGCGGATCGGCCCGCAGGTATTGGCCGCGCCGCGGTTGATGAGCAGGGGCTCGGTGAAGATCTGCAGCCCGCCGATCGTCGAGGTCACGATCGTGAACACGATGACCGGGCGTAACGCCGGGAGGGAGATGTGCAGGAACTGCCGCACGCCTCCGGCTCCGTCGACGGCGGCCGCCTCGTAGATCGCTCGGGGAACGGCCTGCAGGGAAGCCAGGTAGAGCAGGGTCGTGTAGCCGAACCACCGCCAGGTCACCATGACGGCGATCAGCACATGGCTGCCCGTCACCGACTGGACGAAGTCGATGTGCTCGATGCCCACCAGGCTGAGCAGCCAGTTCAGCAACCCGTAGTCGCGGTCGAACATCTGGGCGAACACGATGGCGGTGGCGGCCACCGAGGTGATGTACGGCACGAGCATCGTCATGCGGAAGAACACGGCCAGGCGCAGCCGTACGTGGTTGAGCATGTGCGCGAGCACGAGCGCGATCAGCAACTGCGGCACGGTGGACAGCAGCCAGATGCTCACGGTGTTGCGCGCCGCGTTCCAGAACCGCACGTCCCCGAGCAGCCGGCCGAAGTTGTCCAGGCCGATGAACACGTGCTCGCCGATCGGGTTCCAGTCGAACAGCGCCACGTAGAAGGTGAACAGCAGCGGGATGAGGCCGAACACCGCGAAGAGCACGAAGAACGGGGTGATGTAGGCGTAGGGGGCAAGGATCTCGGTGAAACCGCGCCGCGCCGCCTTCACCGGCGGGGCCGGGGGCAGGCCCGCCTTGGTGGGGCTGATACTCGTCGTCACGGTCTGCTCGCTTCCCCGCCGCCGGCGCGGGCCGTGGGGACGGCCCGTGCCGGCGGCGCACGTGAAAGTTCCTAGCCGCCGATCGCGGTCTTGATGTTGGTCACCGCCGCGTCCCACGCCTTCGCGGGATCACCCTTGCCCTGCTCGACGTTGGTGATGGCGTTCGTGAACTCCGTGCCGATCGTGGTGCTGTCCGGCCCGATGAGGAAGGGCTTGAGGCCGAGCAGCGAGTTGGTGTAGATCGTGCCGATCGGCGCACCGGAGAAGAACTCGTCCTTCGCGGAGGTGAGCTTCGGGTCCTGGTAGACCGACGGGGTCGAGGGCAGTGACCTGGCCTGAGAGAAGTGATCAAGCTGGCCCTGCGGCGACTGCGTGGCGGCGATGTAGTCCCAGGCGGCCTTCGGGTTCTTGGCGCCCTTGGGGATGGCGAGGAAGCTGCCACCCCAGTTGCCCGAGCCGCCCGGGATAGTGGCGATGTCCCACTTGCCCTTGGTGTCGGGGGCGTTGTCGCGAATGGAGCCGAGCAACCAGACCGGTGCGGCGATGGCGGCGAAGTCCCCCCTCTTCATCGCGGCGCTCCAGCCTTCGGTGAACGTGCTCTGCTTGGCGGTGATCCCGGCGGCCACGGCCTTGAGCGCCTGGTCGAAGGCGGTCTTGACCTGGGGGCTCTGTTCGTACACCAGATTGCCCGCCGGGTCGTAGTACTTCTCCTGCCCCTGGTTGACAACCTGCGAGTAGATGCTCCCGCCGGCGTTGTCGATGAACGCCTTGCCGGTGGCCGCCGTGTACTTCTTGCCGGTCTCGATGAAGGCGTCCCAGGTGGGCCAGAGCTTGCTCACCTCCTCGCGGTCCGTCGGCAGCCCGGCCTTCTTGAACAGGTCGGTCCGGTAGGCGATGGCCATGCCGCCGACGTCGGTCGGGATGCCGATGATCGCGCCGTCCTTGGTCGTGGACTGGCTGATCACCCAGTCGAGGTAGTCGCCCTTGATCTTGTCGGCGCCCATCGTGCGCAGGTCGACGAAGTTCTGCGGTTGCTGGACGAACTTGGGCAAGTCGTCGCCCTGGATCAGCACCAGGTCGGGCACTTTGCCGCCGGCGAGCGCGGTGGTGAGCGCCTGCGCCGTCTCCTGCGCGTTCCCCACCTCGGTCAGCTTGATCTGCACGTCCGGCTTTATCTTCTTGTACTCCTCGGCGGACCCCTTCGCGTTGATCCCGGTGAACGACCAGAACTCGAACGACTTGCCGTCGGATCCGCCGGAGGAAGTCTCGGGCGACGAGCCTGAGCACGCTGCCATGCTGAGGGCCGCGGTAGCGGCGAGCACGACCGCTGGGACGTTGCGGAGCTTCACGGCGACCTCTTTTCGCTTGCTGTGGTCAGGGAGATTGTGTGCGGACGGCACCGGGAGAACGCGCCGCACTCGCCGGGCACCTCCTAGGTGTGCGGGGCGGCGACGGTGCCGTGCTACCCCCGGCGGCGGCCCGCGAGCGCCGGCCAGGTCCGGCACCGCCATGCCGGCCTGGTGTTTCACCTGCAGAGCGTTCTTGACATCACTCTTGAGGATGAAACTTTCGGGATGTCATTCCGATCATTGCTCCAGGACATTAGGCCTATGTCGACCTGAGCGTCAATATTCTTGAGGTGATCTGTCTGAAACAATCGGCCCGGCGGTTTTATGTTTCGGGAACAGACCGCACCCCTGGAGCGCACCGCACCCCTCGCCCGCACCGCGCCCACGCGCAGCACCTGCTGCGTCCTCACCGGCAAAGCTCTAGTGATCATCCACGTGATGCCAACCGCGGTGCGGAGAAGGACGCCGTGACTGAGCACGAGCGCGAGGGCCCGCGCCGAGCAAGAAGGGAAGAGAGTGTCGGCCCTGGCGCGGGAAGCCTTTGAACAATTCCTCAGACCGGGATGAGCACGCACGACGGACGAGCGAGTAC
Above is a window of Microbispora sp. ZYX-F-249 DNA encoding:
- a CDS encoding helix-turn-helix transcriptional regulator, with product MANTSTRTLRLLSLLQTHRYWQGGELAERLGVSVRTLRRDIERLRELGYPVQAQRGVDGGYQLAAGAALPPLVIDDEEAVALAVGLQTAVQGAVEGIAESSVRVLAKVVQVMPTRLRHRVEALRTMTVPAGWDGQAATSVDPDVLTTVALACRDHERLRFTYTPADGRRTDRHVEPHRLVRLGRRWYLVAYDLTRHDWRNFRVDRLVEPEGTGSRFRPRALPAADAAEFVRAAMDNLPRPYRVEALVEAPAVTVRRRVGHWCTVEEVDAGRCRIRMVTHSLHWPAMALGMAGVEFRVLAPPELRDELREWAARFHRA
- a CDS encoding DinB family protein encodes the protein MTVNELSTPGLTDAPAITGERADLLAALAQARHFLRFTTRDLTDEQAAQRTTASELCLGGLIKHVTLVERSWAAFILDGPSAMGDASAMSEADRAWWADQFRMLPDETLAGLLADYAEVARRTDELVATLPDLDATQPLPKAPWFEAGARWSARRVLMQIVSETAQHAGHADIIRESLDGAKSMG
- a CDS encoding GNAT family N-acetyltransferase, with product MTESLRLAPITPANVETAMAVRVRPDQERFVSPVAKSLAEAYVQPQVAWPRLVLDGDRPVGFLMAFIDIDWDGRGVDFRSGLWRLNVTPEAQGRGVGRFAVRAVAAEIERRGATRMYVTWEPAEDGPEGFYRRLGFRLTGEESGGQRVGVLDLARGVS
- a CDS encoding carbohydrate ABC transporter permease, with protein sequence MRTTRPRSGDRVRWWVYALLALAAFACLFPLYWMFIVATTDTATAIKLPPEIVPGGNFFHLAGLVFSTVPFVRSIVNSLVVAGSIGVGQAVLCALAGFAFAKMRFRGRNALFLFVVLTMTVPTQLAIVPQYMIISSLGWVDTLQALIVPGLANAFGIFWMRQHISSAISDEILQAARIDGASTWQTFWHIAFPLVRPAAFVLGLLGFVTAWNDFLWPFVVLKSPEMYTVQIAIKALQNSFNIDLGLAMSGSFLATLPLLVLFVFVGRRMVAGIMNGAFKG
- a CDS encoding carbohydrate ABC transporter permease, which codes for MTTSISPTKAGLPPAPPVKAARRGFTEILAPYAYITPFFVLFAVFGLIPLLFTFYVALFDWNPIGEHVFIGLDNFGRLLGDVRFWNAARNTVSIWLLSTVPQLLIALVLAHMLNHVRLRLAVFFRMTMLVPYITSVAATAIVFAQMFDRDYGLLNWLLSLVGIEHIDFVQSVTGSHVLIAVMVTWRWFGYTTLLYLASLQAVPRAIYEAAAVDGAGGVRQFLHISLPALRPVIVFTIVTSTIGGLQIFTEPLLINRGAANTCGPIRQCQTLTLFLFEQGFTQFKFGYAAAIGVALFVMVVALAGLNYFLSTRIRPVKG
- a CDS encoding ABC transporter substrate-binding protein, with amino-acid sequence MKLRNVPAVVLAATAALSMAACSGSSPETSSGGSDGKSFEFWSFTGINAKGSAEEYKKIKPDVQIKLTEVGNAQETAQALTTALAGGKVPDLVLIQGDDLPKFVQQPQNFVDLRTMGADKIKGDYLDWVISQSTTKDGAIIGIPTDVGGMAIAYRTDLFKKAGLPTDREEVSKLWPTWDAFIETGKKYTAATGKAFIDNAGGSIYSQVVNQGQEKYYDPAGNLVYEQSPQVKTAFDQALKAVAAGITAKQSTFTEGWSAAMKRGDFAAIAAPVWLLGSIRDNAPDTKGKWDIATIPGGSGNWGGSFLAIPKGAKNPKAAWDYIAATQSPQGQLDHFSQARSLPSTPSVYQDPKLTSAKDEFFSGAPIGTIYTNSLLGLKPFLIGPDSTTIGTEFTNAITNVEQGKGDPAKAWDAAVTNIKTAIGG